AAAAATATTTGGTGGTCAACCTGCTGTTGCTGGTAACATTATTGTTAGACAACGTGGCACAGCTCACAGACCTGGTGAAAATGTTTACGCCAGTAAAGATCATACACTACATGCCAAAGTTGATGGCATTGTAAAGTTTCAAAAATCTAAAGGTGATAAATCTTATGTTTCAATAGAACCTTTTGAAGCATAAATGACTTTTTAATCTTAATAATTAGAAAAGGATATTCAATGCGAATATCCTTTTTTTTTATATAAAATAAATTCTTATACCAATTTAAATTAATGATGTCGATAATAAAAAGATGAAGGTGTAATACCGACGTGTCCAAGTATTTTTCGGTATTATTTTCTGGTGCTGGTTGACTTTCAATTGTAATAATATTTGAATCCAATAAAGTAATATCAAAATTGGTTAGGTTGTTAAAAGTGCCAAAATTTTCAATTTAATTAACTTCCATAAACTTCATAATTATATCATTTTTTATATATTCGACTATAAATCAAAATATTTTAATATGTATAAATTATTCATCATTTTAGCTGGTTTTTGTTTTCTCACACCATCACAAGCACAGATTAGTGAAATGATGGGGTTTAGAGATTATAGAGATATTTCAGATGCCTATTTCATGCGGTTTAAAGAAAATTCAAAGTTTGACATCAATGATATTGAAGGTTCTCCATTTTTAACAGAAGATTTTCAGTTTGGATATATCATCGATAGCAAATCTAAAAATAAAGCCCAAGCATATCTTAGATACGATGTCTATAATGACGTTTTTGAAATAAAGTTAGAGCCAAATTCAAAATCTTTAAAAACTTTGAAAAGGACTCCAAGGTATAAATACAATTTGGGTGGTGAAACTTTTGTTTTGATTAAATCACCTCAAGTTATTAATGAGGAACACTATAATTCTGGAAATGGATATGTTGTTGAATTGACATCACCAAAAGCTGAAGCAGTGCTTTATAAACGATATTTTAAAGAACTCATCCCTGGTTCAAAAGCTTTAACATCTTATCAGCAAGATATTCCTCCAAGCATTAAAAGTGATACCAGATACATCATCAAGTTTGGAGATACTTATGTAAGAGCCGAAGATCATAAAAAGAAAATCTTAGATGCTTTTTCTGATCATAAAAAAGACATTAAAAATTACATAAAAGATAAAGGTTTTAAATTTAGAGGAGACGATAAAGAAATCCAAAACCAAATGATACAAGTTGTTCGTTATTATAACAGCTTGAAAAACTAACCACCAACAAAATCTTTTAAATAGTAAGGTTCAAAATAAGCCACATCTTCAAAGTTTTTATTCAGAAACAGTTCATCAGCCAACTTACACATCTGCTTTGCTGAGGGGTTTTTGTTTTCTATAAAAAATCCTTTTTTGACATTGTCACAAATTTCTTTAAACTTGCTTACACCATTGCCAATAAAATATATTTTTTCATTTACATCAAAATAATCCTGAAAGCTATCAGATTTTAAAATTTTAGCTTCAACTTTTGACAAAGTTTTGAATTTAGAATTAAAAACGGAGGTGTAAACTTCCATCCGCCGTGCATCAATCATAGGAATGATAGGGAATTGAGTTTGATGTTGTTCAACTTGTTTAGCTAATATTTTTAAAGTTGAGATACTAATTAAAGGAATCTCAAGTGCATAGCAAAGACCTTTGGCTGTTGAAACTCCAATTCTTAATCCAGTGTAAGACCCTGGACCTTTACTGATAGCAATTGCATTAAGGTCAGTGATTTTAAGGTCAGATTGCTTAATCACTTTGTCAATAAACAGATGAAGTTGTTCGCCGTGAGAATATTGCTTTTTGTCATCTTCTTCCATAGCAATCAGCTGTCCATTCTTTGCTAAAGCTACTGAACAGTTGGTTGTAGAAGTTTCAATGGATAAAATATAAGCCAAAATAAAAATGATTTAATTAATCAACTGGGCGTTCTCCAAAAAATAATTCTAAGACTTTAATTCTAAAAATATAATCGTATTTGGCTTGAATCATTTGGTTTTGAGCATTGGTTAGTCTTGTTTTAGATTGGCTTAAATCAAAAGCATTGCTCATGCCAACATCAAAACGTTCCTTGGCAAAATCGTAGGCATTTTGCTGAGCTTCAACAGACTTCATGGTCGCTTCATAAGCTTTGGCGACACCTTGAGCATCTACGTAGGCTTGATATACATCAGCTTCAAGATCAAGCTCTGTTTGTTGAAGTTGATTTTTAGACCGTTCTAAATTAATTTGACTTCGTTTAACATTATTACGGGTAGCAAAGCCATTAAAAACAGGAATATTAAGCTGAATTCCATAAGAAATACCATCGTTTCTCCACAACTGATCTATAAAATCTCTTGGTCCAATGGCTTCGATCAAAAAGTTAGGAGCAACAACAGTAGCACCAGTATCTTCTACAAAACCTATTTGTTGAGTAGGATTATCTGGATCTATTCCACCTGAGGCAAATCTATCTCTATTTGATTCACGTGTGTTGTAGTTAAAAAAACCACGTAAAGTTGGATAGTAAGCACTTTTGGCAATTTCAATGTTTTTTTGGGCAATTTCCACGTTTTTTTCAGCAATTTTCACTTCATAACGCTCTTGTTTGGCTTCTTCTATAATGTCGTTAACATTTCGGTTTATAATATCTGTTATAGGAATATCATATGACTCGTCAGCAATATCAAAGTTTTCATAATCATCTATTAGAAGTGATTGAGCAAGACTGATAAGGGAGATTTTAATATCATTTTCTGCCACTATAATTTGTTGTTGCTCATTAGCATTGGTAGCTTGTAGTTCTAAAATATCGCCTTGCGGTACTGTTCCTGCTTTAATTAAAGCATTGGTTTGCTCAATTTGTTGTTGGGTGATTCGATTTTGTTCTTCTAAAACAGCTAGGGTTTGTTTACTCACTAAAACTTGCAGGTAAGCATTGGCTATAAACAAAGCGATATCATCTTCCATTTGCTCTAAGGAATATTGACTGGCTAATTGAGACAGCTTTGCACGTTGTAGAGTTCGCCAATTTTGCAGTCCACTAAAAATATTAATGCCAACAGTTGCTCCTGCAGAGAAGTTTCTTGTAACTTGATTTTCAAGGACACCAGTTGTAACGTTTTGAGTAAGACCTGAGTTCCAACTATTACTCGCATTGAGATTTAAAGAAGGTAGAAAATTACCAACAGCGTCACTTTTATTGATATCAGCATCCTCAATATCGAGTTGAGATTGTTTGATACTTATATTGTTGTCAAATGCGTATTTAATACAAGCCTCTAAGGTCCATTTGGTTTTGGCTTCATTCTCTTGGCTAAAGCCTTGAGCAAAGTAAAAACAAAATATTATTAAAACTAATTTTTTCATAAACTGTATTATTTTTTTAAAGATGTTTGAAATCGTTTTGAAATGTATGTGTATAAAAAATTATCCACCGAAACCACTTGGTTTTTTCTCTTTTACTTTATTCCAAACTTTTATTTTGTCATCCTTAGATAGCCCTTTTTTAATTTCAACATTAATACCATCACTAATGCCAAGTTCAATATCTCGTCGTTCAAATTTTTGATTGCCAACCATAACTTCTACGTATGGTTTTTTGGTTTCTTTATCAAATTGTATCAAAGCTTCTTTAATGGCTAAAACATCTTCAGCTTTTTCTAAAATAATAGAAGCATTAGCACTGAGTCCAGCTCTTATAAAAACATCGTCTTTCAGCTCAGATAAAGTTCCTTCAATTTCAAATTGAACAGCACCATTTTCTTCAACACCTTGAGGTGCGATATAATCTAAAGTTGCATTAAACACGACATCTTCAAGGGCTCCGATTGTAATTTCAAGAGGTAAACCTTCTTTGATTTTACCGACTTCAGACTCATCAACTTTTCCTTTAAAAATCATATCGTTGGTATTTGCAATAGTTGCAATTGTAGTTCCTTCATTAAAGTTGTTAGCTTCTATAACTTGGTTACCGACTTTGACAGGTACATCTAAAACCATCCCAGAAATCGTCGCTTTTATTTCTGTTGTAGTTGCATCACCAATACCTGCAGTAGTTCCTGTATTGATAATTTCAAAAGTTTCTTTTGCTGATTCTAAATTTTGCTTAGCAATATCAAAAGAACGCTGTGCTTGGTCAAAATCATTGGCTGAAATTACGCCTTTCTCAAAGAGTTCTTTTTGACGGTTATATATTTTTCTTTCGTTATCTAAATTAATTCTCGCTGTCATGATCTGATTTTTAGCGTTGTTTAAATTAGATACATTTGGCACAACCTTTAGTTTGGCTATTAGTTCTCCAGCCTGTACAGTATCGCCAGGTTTAACCAATATTTTTTCAATAATACCAGATATATTAGGTTTTACAGGTACTTCTTCTCTTGGTGTAATGGTGCCTGTAGCAATAGTTTCTCTAACTATAGTTTCAGTTGTTGGTGTTTCTGTTTGGTAAGTCACTGGTGGTTCTTGGTCTTTTTGATACAAATAGTACACAGCGCCTACAAAAAGAAAAGCAAGAAGGACTAAAACGATAATGGTGATTGCTTTTTTCATTTATTTTTGGTTTGATTTTATTTTTTTATTCATTTCTTAAAGCTTCAACGGGTTTTACACGAATGGCATTTTGTGCAGGTATAAATCCTGCTAATAGCCCAGAAAAGATTAATATTCCTAATGCAACGAGCACAGTAACATAATCTACGCTTGGATTGACAAACATACTATCAGGAGAGGCTGAAGCCCCAAAGAAAAATTTATTTAAAATAAATATGACAAAAGTTGCGAATATAATTCCTGCCATTCCTGCGATAATGGTTAAGAATACAGATTCAGATAAAATCTGACCTCTAATCTGCCATGGTGTAGCTCCGAGTGCACGTCTCACTCCGATTTCTTTTGTGCGTTCTTTGACGACGATAAGCATGATATTACTAATTCCGATAACTCCAGAAAATAGCACTAAAATACCAACTAAATAAGCCACAGCATTAAGTGCTAAAAACAATCCGCTTATTTTAGAAAATTGCTCATATAAGTCAAAATTTCCAACGGCACTTTCATCTTCGGGATTGATACGATGTCTTTTTTTTATCACATCAATTATCTCTGATTTTAAATTAGTAATTGAGTAGCCATCTTTAGCAGTAATAGCCATCCAGCCGACAACATTGCCCATATTGAAAGCTTGTGAATAGGCAGAAAACGGAACAAATATTTGTTTTTGAGCCTCTTCTAAATCTCCACGGGTTGAACTGGTTTTTTCGTATATACCAATTACCATAAAGTTGACGCCTTGTATTTTTATGTAACTGCCTAAAATTTCTTCTCCAATATCATACAAACCTTTTTGAACACCTGTGCCAATTACTGCAACTTTACGTTTTTGCTCAATATCATTTTGGTTGATAAATCGACCTTTAACAATATCCATTGGCTCTTGTTTGATGATTTCAGGATAGTCGCCGTAAACATTGTAAGCTCCAGATTTCAGACCTTTTGTAACATTATTGCCACCTCCAAAACCGCCAAGTTGATTGCGTGGAGAGATGTATTCTAAACCATCAACATTATTTTTTAAGGCTTCAACATCTCCAATTTTAAAGTTAAATCGTCTGCCTTTTGGAAAGCTATCATAAGCTTTTGTTGTTGGCATAGTCCACATAAACATGGAGTTTGTAGCTATACCCGAGAATGCTTGTCTTACACCATTTTCAAGCCCGTTACTGGCGGCTAATAATACGACGAGAATAAAAATTCCCCAAAACACACCAAAGACCGTCAATAATGTCCGAAAGACATTTGATGTCAGTGATTCTAATATTTCGTTCCATTTGTCTTTACTAAACATACTATTCTTCTCTTAGAGCATTAATAGGTTTGATTTTAGCACCTCGCCATGCGGGAAAAAATCCAGCTATAGCACCAGCAAGAACTAATACAATAACCGTAGATATAGCGATGTTAAAACTCACTTCAGGGTTTGAAATAAACTCAGTATTAATCATAGGACCAACAAATTCAAGCAAAACTAAACCAACAATAAGCCCCATAAAGCCTGAAACGGCGGTAACAAAAATAGATTCATGTAAAACCATACCGACAATACTTATAGGTTTTGCTCCAAGGGCTTTTCTAATGCCAATTTCTTTTGTGCGTTCTTTAACAATGATAAGCATAATGTTGCTCACTCCAATAATTCCAGCAAGCAGACTTGCTAAACCAATCAACCAAAAAAACAATTTTATATTGGCTGTTAACTCGTAAATGCGTTTTGAGGTTTCAATAGAATTACTGATATTAATGGCAGAGTTATCCAACGGTGAAACTGTATGCTTAGCTTTGAGAATAGCTTCAAGTTGGCTTATCAGTTGATTAGATTTTTCTAAAGCCACATCAAAAGACTTTTCTTTTGGCATAGTAAAGCTCATATTACGAATATCTTGACCAGCACCAAACACTTTTTGCATAGTTGATATTGCCATATATACTCTGGACTCTTCTCTATCGCCACCAGGGTCTTGAAAAACCCCAACCACTTTAAAGTTGATATCTTTAATTTCAATCAGCTTACCTAATGGATTTTTGTCTTCAAAAAGTTCGTCTCTGACTTTTTTTCCAATGACTACTTCTTTGGTAGATGTTGATTGGTCTTTATGATTAATAAACCGTCCTTGTATAATCTCAGCGTTTTCTAAAAATTGATAATCAGGCAAAACCCCTTCAATTCTATAGCTCCCTGATTTATCTTTGTAGCTTGTCAGCCCGATCCATATTCTGTAAACTGAAGATTTATATTCTAACTCATCTCCAAAATTTTTGACTAACAGATCATAATCATTATTCTTAAATTGAATTCTTCGTCCAGGATTTAGACCTTTGTATTCAACTCCAGTAACACCAGTATAAACAGAAATCTGATTTGTAGCGTCTCTTTGAAATTGCTCTTCTACGCCATTTTTCATACCTTCACCTATACCAAGAAGTAGCACCAAAATCAAAATACCTGTTGCCACAGAAAATCCAGTTAAAAACGTGCGTAGTTTATTTTTGCTGATAGCTTCAAAAACTTCTAACCAGCGCTCGAGACTAAGCATTAGCAAGGGCTTTAACTTGTTCTATTTTTCGGTCATCTATAATTATACCATCTTTTAGATTGACAATACGTTTAGTCATATGAGCAATATCTTCTTCGTGGGTTACTACAAGTATGGTTTTCCCCTCGTCATTAATTTCTTGAATAAGATGCATAATTTCATAAGATGTTTTAGAATCTAATGCACCTGTGAGCTCATCGGCTAAAATAACTTTAGGTTGACCTGCTAAGGCTCTCGCAATAGCCACACGTTGTTTTTGACCACCAGATAATTCATTGGGTAAATGATTTGCCCAATCGGCAAGACCTACTTTTTCTAAGTATGACATTGCTTTTTCCATACGTATTGTACGTTTAATATTTTGGTAATATAAAGGTAAAGCTACATTATCTAATGCGGATTTATAATTAATCAAATTAAAAGATTGAAAAATGAAGCCGAGAAATTTATTGCGATAATGAGTCGCTGTTTTTTCGGTAAGATTTTTGATTTCAACGCCGTCGAGATGATAAGAACCTGAATCTGCTTCATCAAGCATACCAAGGATATTGAGTAAAGTAGATTTTCCAGAACCTGAAGATCCCATGATTGAAACGAGCTCGCCTTCTTCAACTGAGAAGTTAATACCTTTTAAAACATGTAAAGAGTTTTTGCCGATTTTGTAAGATTTGTGTAAATCTTTAATTTCAATCATTTTTATGACTTTAATAATTAGACTACTAACTAAAAGAAATGTTACAAATTAGTTTGTTAGGACATTGTTAAAATAATCTAATTTATTTAGAATGAGTATAATGAAGCGACACCCGATTCATCCTAAAATGGGTATAACTTGATTAATTTGCATCATTGAGTTTTAATTTATAAGGCATAAAAATTATTTTAAACAAAAAAGCTTAATTTTGCCCTATGGAAACACAAAGACAACAAAAAATAAGTCAAATTATTCAAAAAGATTTGGCAGAAATCATTCAAGATAGTTTGAGAAAGTATGGTCAAAAAAATCTCATTGTAAGCGTAACTAAATTAAAAGTAACAGCAGACTTGTTAGAAGCTAAGGCATACTTAAGTGTGTTCCCAGAAGATAAAACACAGGCTGTATTAAAGGAAATTAAACAAATTTCAAATAGCATAAAACATCAACTTGCTTTGCGGACAAAAAACCAATTGCGTCGAGTTCCGGAAGTGAAATTTTTTAACGACGACACAATAGCCTATGTGAATGAATTGAAAGAGGCTTTTAAAGGGAAAAACAACCCTATTAAAGATCCAGATTTATTAGACAAACGACGAAAATCTTGAATTTTTCACTTTACATTGCCAAACGTTATTTACTAAGCAAAAGCAAAAATAATGCTGTCAATATTATAAGTTATCTTGCGTTATTTGGAATATTTGGCACTTCTTTAGCTTTATTTGTTGTCTTGTCAGCATTTAGTGGTTTAAAAGATTTTAGCTTAAGTTTTGCAAACAAGTATGACCCAGATTTAAAAGTCTTACCCGTTGAAAGCAAACGCCTGAATGTAAACAAAGACATCAAAGATGCTATTCTAGCTCTTGAAGGAGTAAATCAAATTTCAAGTATAATTGAAGAAAAGACCTTATTAAATTATAAAGACAAAAATATTCCTGCCATTTTAAAGTCAGTAGATAGTAATTTTGTTAAAGTTAACAACATAAAATCATCTGTATTTTTAGGGCAATGGCTCAATTCTAATTATCCTTACCAAGTCGTAATCGGCAATGGATTAAGTCAAAAACTGTCTGTAGGTATTTTAGACCAATCAGCTTTTTTAAATTTTATAGTTCCTAAGCCTGGCAAAGGGCAGGTTGTCGATCCAAATGATGCATTTAAAAAGGTTAATACTTTTGTGAGAGGTATTTTTGGAGTATCAGAAGAATATAATAATACTTATGTTTTTGGATCGCTAAAATTAGGGAGAGATTTACTAGGGTATGAACCTAATGAATACTCTGCAATAGAAATTTCGATAAATGAAAATGCCAATGTTCCTGATTTAAAAACTCAAATAAAAAATATTTTTGAACAAAATGTAAATGTCAAAACACGAATTCAACTCAATGACCAGCTGTATAAAATGCTAAATACGGAAAACTTGATGGTTTACCTTATCAGTACATTGGTTCTTATTATAGCACTATTCAACCTTATAGGTTCAGTGATAATGGCTATAATAGATAAAAATGATGATATAAAAACATTTTCTCATTTAGGTGCTTATAAATCTCAAATCAATACAATTTTTTTCTTTCAAGGATTCCTAACAACGCTAATCGGCTCAATGTTGGGTATAGCCTGTGGTGTAGTTATTGTTTTACTTCAATTAGAATATAGCTTAGTAAATATAACAACTTCTCTACCCTATCCAGTAAAACTCAATTTTGGTAATATACTTATTGTGCTGTTAACTACAATTTTACTGGGATATGTAGCTTCAAAAATAGCCTCATCTAGAGCCAATAATAAGTTATTGTAAATCAACATTAGCTATAAAAGAATTTAAAAAACCTTCAAAATATCAGGTATCTTGAAGGTTTTTACTTTATTGAAAGATATTGAAAATTAAGCCAACATCGTGACTGGATTTTCAATATAGGTTTTTAAAGTCTGTAAAAACTTGGCTCCTGTAGCACCGTCAACTGTTCTGTGATCGCAGGCCAAAGTTAGTTTCATGGTATGTCCCACAACAATTTCTCCGTTTTTAACCACAGGTTTTTCAACTATTGCACCAACTGATAAAATAGCTGAGTTGGGCTGATTGATAATACTTGTAAATTCGATGATGCCAAACATACCTAAATTAGAGACAGTAAAAGTTGAGCCTTCCATTTCGTCTGGTTGCAACTTTTTATCTCTAGCTTTGGTGGCGAGAGATTTTACATTTTGCCCAATTTGTGTGAGTGATTGTTGGTCAGTAAATTTTAAAACAGGCACGACCAAACCTTCGTCAACCGCCACAGCTACACCTATGTGGATGTGCTTAGCAATTTTAGTCACATCGCCTTGCCATTGTGAGTTGACTCGTGGATGCTTTCTCAACGCCATTGCTGAAGCTTTGATAACTAAATCGTTGAATGATATTTTGGTATCTGGTATTTCGTTGATTTGCTTACGTGAAGCTATGGCATTATCCATATCGACTTCAATGTCAAGATAGTAATGCGGTGCGTTAAACTTAGATTCAGCCAATCGCTTGGCAATGGTTTTACGCATTTGAGAGTTTTTAACTTCTTCAAATTGCTCTTCGCCAACTGGTTTATAGACTTCTATTGGTTTAGACTCTGCTTTTGTTTCCGCAGATTTTGATGCTTCAGCAGTTGCAGAATCTTGTGGTTTATAATTTTCAATATCTTTTTTAACCACTCGACCATTTTCGCCACTGCCTTTGATTTGAGCTAAATTGTAGCCTTTTTCTTCAGCCATTTTACGAGCTAATGGCGACGCAAATATACGTTTGCCATCAGCCGTTTGTGAAGCTTCACTTGGAGTTGTTTCGGTTTTATCACTTGAGGATGAATCTTCTGATGTTTTTTGTGATTTTTTAGAAGATTTATCTGAAGAGGAAGAACCACCGCTTTTTATACTTTTAAGCACAGCATCAACGTCTGTGCCTTCAGGACCAATAATGGCAAAACATAATCAACTGGGGCAGAGTCGCCTTCTTCAATACCTATATATAATAACGTTCCTTCATAAAACATCAAATTCTGGGCAGAGTTTGTCGGTTTCAATTTCTATATATAATAACGGCCTTCATAAAACGGATTCAAATTCCATTGCCTTCTTTGTCGGTTTCAACTTTGTCTCCTTTCTTTTTGAGCCAAGTTGCGCCTTCTTCAACTTTGTCTCCTTTCTTTTTGAGCGGTTTCAATTTCGGCAAGGATTTCGCCTTCTTCAGCTTGTTTGATTAAATCAGAAATATCTTCACCTTCTTCGCCAATAATAGCAAGAAGTGAATCTACGGGAGCACCATCGCCTTCTTCAACACCAATATGCAAAAGAGTTCCTTCATAAAAAGATTCAAACTCCATGGTGGCTTTATCGGTTTCTATTTCGGCAAGGATATCACCTTCTTCAACTTTATCACCTTTCTTTTTGAGCCACTTAGCAACAACACCTTCTTCCATAGTGTCGCTTAGTCGTGGCATATTAACTACTTCTGCCATAATATTTTATAATTTGTGAGGTATAAATGGATAATCATCTTGCTCGTAAACGACATCATACATAACATTTTTGTCAGGAAAATCTGACTCGTCAGCAAACTTTTCACACTCTTTAACTTTTTCTTTTACACGTTTATCAATGTCTTTGATGTCGTCTTCGCTAGCGTATTTTTTATCTAAAATAATATCCTTAACATAATTGATAGGGTCAATTTTTTGGTATTCTTCAACCTCTTCTTTTGTTCTATATTTTTGAGCATCGCTCATAGAGTGTCCTCTATATCTGTATGTTTTTAAATCTAAAAAAGTTGGTCCATCTCCAGAACGGGCACGATGAATGGCTTCATCTAAAGCTTCGGCTACTTTTTCGGGCTTCATGGCATCAACAGGAGCACAAGGCATTTCGTAGCCTAGACCAAGTTTCCAAATGTCTTCTTGATTAGAAGCTCTTTTTACGGATGTTCCCATAGCATAGCCGTTGTTTTCTACACAAAAGACTACAGGCAATTTCATTGTCATTGCTATATTGAGAGTTTCGTGTAAAGAGCCTTGTCTTACTGCTCCATCGCCAAGGAATGTTAAAACAACACCACCACGATTGAAATATTTTTCTGAAAATGCTAGACCAGCACCAAGTGGAATTTGACCACCAACAATACCATGTCCGCCGTAAAAGTTGTGCTCTGGCGAAAAAATATGCATCGATCCACCTAGACCTTGAGATGTTCCCGTAGCTTTTCCATACAATTCGGCCATTACTCTTTTTGGATCAACACCCAAACCAATAGGTTGAACATGGTTGCGATATGCAGTAATCATTTTGTCTTTTTCATGATCCATCACATGTAAAGCACCAGCCAATATAGCTTCTTGTCCATTATATAAATGTAAAAATCCTCTTACTTTTTGTTGGATATAGACTTGTGCTAATTTGTCTTCAAACTTTCTCCAAAACATCATGTTTTCATACCAATCAAGATATGTACTTTTGGTTATTTTTTTCATAGGATTAAAAATATAAATCTATTAGATATGAATACAAAAATAGAATAATAATCATGAAATGAAAACACTTTAAGTTTATTTAAAATTTTTTAAATTTTTGTTGAAAGAGATAATTTTCTAAAAAATTAGTATTGAGGAAATGCTTTTTTTTATCATTAATAAAGCAGAAAGACAAAACTTTTAGTTTGATATCAAATTATTAAACATAATGCTATAACTAATTTTAAAAAAAATGCAGAATTACTCTTTCATTATTTAGTTTTGTTGCTTACCAAGATTTTTAACCCGATAATGCAGTAAACATCTCAATTAAAATGAATTTTAAACGTTACTATTACCTGATTAGTTTGCAATACTTAGGGTTTCGATTTCACGGTTGGCAAATTCAACCCAATGTGCCTACTGTTGAGTTGATGATTAAAAAAACTTTGAGATTTATATTGCCTGATGCCAAAACCAAAATCATGGCTTGTGGTAGAACAGATGCTATGGTGTCTGCAGAGCAAACTTATGTAGAGTTATTTTCAGATCAAAAATTACCAAATTTAGATGTTTTTTTAGGCACTTTCAATTACAATCTACCTGCTGATATCAAAGCTCTAAATATAAAAGAA
This genomic window from Flavobacterium sp. CS20 contains:
- the rpmA gene encoding 50S ribosomal protein L27 translates to MAHKKGVGSSKNGRESESKRLGVKIFGGQPAVAGNIIVRQRGTAHRPGENVYASKDHTLHAKVDGIVKFQKSKGDKSYVSIEPFEA
- the tsaB gene encoding tRNA (adenosine(37)-N6)-threonylcarbamoyltransferase complex dimerization subunit type 1 TsaB: MAYILSIETSTTNCSVALAKNGQLIAMEEDDKKQYSHGEQLHLFIDKVIKQSDLKITDLNAIAISKGPGSYTGLRIGVSTAKGLCYALEIPLISISTLKILAKQVEQHQTQFPIIPMIDARRMEVYTSVFNSKFKTLSKVEAKILKSDSFQDYFDVNEKIYFIGNGVSKFKEICDNVKKGFFIENKNPSAKQMCKLADELFLNKNFEDVAYFEPYYLKDFVGG
- a CDS encoding TolC family protein, whose product is MKKLVLIIFCFYFAQGFSQENEAKTKWTLEACIKYAFDNNISIKQSQLDIEDADINKSDAVGNFLPSLNLNASNSWNSGLTQNVTTGVLENQVTRNFSAGATVGINIFSGLQNWRTLQRAKLSQLASQYSLEQMEDDIALFIANAYLQVLVSKQTLAVLEEQNRITQQQIEQTNALIKAGTVPQGDILELQATNANEQQQIIVAENDIKISLISLAQSLLIDDYENFDIADESYDIPITDIINRNVNDIIEEAKQERYEVKIAEKNVEIAQKNIEIAKSAYYPTLRGFFNYNTRESNRDRFASGGIDPDNPTQQIGFVEDTGATVVAPNFLIEAIGPRDFIDQLWRNDGISYGIQLNIPVFNGFATRNNVKRSQINLERSKNQLQQTELDLEADVYQAYVDAQGVAKAYEATMKSVEAQQNAYDFAKERFDVGMSNAFDLSQSKTRLTNAQNQMIQAKYDYIFRIKVLELFFGERPVD
- a CDS encoding efflux RND transporter periplasmic adaptor subunit, translated to MKKAITIIVLVLLAFLFVGAVYYLYQKDQEPPVTYQTETPTTETIVRETIATGTITPREEVPVKPNISGIIEKILVKPGDTVQAGELIAKLKVVPNVSNLNNAKNQIMTARINLDNERKIYNRQKELFEKGVISANDFDQAQRSFDIAKQNLESAKETFEIINTGTTAGIGDATTTEIKATISGMVLDVPVKVGNQVIEANNFNEGTTIATIANTNDMIFKGKVDESEVGKIKEGLPLEITIGALEDVVFNATLDYIAPQGVEENGAVQFEIEGTLSELKDDVFIRAGLSANASIILEKAEDVLAIKEALIQFDKETKKPYVEVMVGNQKFERRDIELGISDGINVEIKKGLSKDDKIKVWNKVKEKKPSGFGG
- a CDS encoding ABC transporter permease, giving the protein MFSKDKWNEILESLTSNVFRTLLTVFGVFWGIFILVVLLAASNGLENGVRQAFSGIATNSMFMWTMPTTKAYDSFPKGRRFNFKIGDVEALKNNVDGLEYISPRNQLGGFGGGNNVTKGLKSGAYNVYGDYPEIIKQEPMDIVKGRFINQNDIEQKRKVAVIGTGVQKGLYDIGEEILGSYIKIQGVNFMVIGIYEKTSSTRGDLEEAQKQIFVPFSAYSQAFNMGNVVGWMAITAKDGYSITNLKSEIIDVIKKRHRINPEDESAVGNFDLYEQFSKISGLFLALNAVAYLVGILVLFSGVIGISNIMLIVVKERTKEIGVRRALGATPWQIRGQILSESVFLTIIAGMAGIIFATFVIFILNKFFFGASASPDSMFVNPSVDYVTVLVALGILIFSGLLAGFIPAQNAIRVKPVEALRNE
- a CDS encoding ABC transporter permease, which encodes MLSLERWLEVFEAISKNKLRTFLTGFSVATGILILVLLLGIGEGMKNGVEEQFQRDATNQISVYTGVTGVEYKGLNPGRRIQFKNNDYDLLVKNFGDELEYKSSVYRIWIGLTSYKDKSGSYRIEGVLPDYQFLENAEIIQGRFINHKDQSTSTKEVVIGKKVRDELFEDKNPLGKLIEIKDINFKVVGVFQDPGGDREESRVYMAISTMQKVFGAGQDIRNMSFTMPKEKSFDVALEKSNQLISQLEAILKAKHTVSPLDNSAINISNSIETSKRIYELTANIKLFFWLIGLASLLAGIIGVSNIMLIIVKERTKEIGIRKALGAKPISIVGMVLHESIFVTAVSGFMGLIVGLVLLEFVGPMINTEFISNPEVSFNIAISTVIVLVLAGAIAGFFPAWRGAKIKPINALREE
- a CDS encoding ABC transporter ATP-binding protein yields the protein MIEIKDLHKSYKIGKNSLHVLKGINFSVEEGELVSIMGSSGSGKSTLLNILGMLDEADSGSYHLDGVEIKNLTEKTATHYRNKFLGFIFQSFNLINYKSALDNVALPLYYQNIKRTIRMEKAMSYLEKVGLADWANHLPNELSGGQKQRVAIARALAGQPKVILADELTGALDSKTSYEIMHLIQEINDEGKTILVVTHEEDIAHMTKRIVNLKDGIIIDDRKIEQVKALANA
- the rbfA gene encoding 30S ribosome-binding factor RbfA, giving the protein METQRQQKISQIIQKDLAEIIQDSLRKYGQKNLIVSVTKLKVTADLLEAKAYLSVFPEDKTQAVLKEIKQISNSIKHQLALRTKNQLRRVPEVKFFNDDTIAYVNELKEAFKGKNNPIKDPDLLDKRRKS